A window of the Zeugodacus cucurbitae isolate PBARC_wt_2022May chromosome 4, idZeuCucr1.2, whole genome shotgun sequence genome harbors these coding sequences:
- the LOC105213116 gene encoding ATP-dependent RNA helicase DDX42: MSNYRGIGGGGFPYKVNQNRNVGASMNAVPPPSSLNNRGSQRGGSAGRGAGGSVGATKYGYTSLDSISQFTASQNLIGKRKSHTEDEYFDDDEDQTPEQAYIPAPGSPGYVNKNKADSESDEDPLDQFMAGIEQQVQKEKVRKERAVVSPVEEVPGPKNAKGVRGDIDDEDDEESYYRYMEENPNAGLRDDGSDIEIDYDEDGNPIAPPKKKDIDPLPPIYHSEIEYEPFEKNFYTQHEEIGNLSEDQVRELRKTLGVKVTGPEPPKPVSSFAHFGFDESLMKAIRRAEYTQPTPIQAQAVPTALAGRDIIGIAKTGSGKTAAFVWPMLVHIMDQRELRPGDGPIGLILAPTRELSLQIYNEAKKFGKVYNINVVCCYGGGSKWEQSKALEQGAELVVATPGRMIDMVKMKATNLRRVTFLVLDEADRMFHMGFEPQVRSICNHVRPDRQTLLFSATFKKRIERLARDVLSDPVRIVQGDLNEANQDITQYVYVFPNPLQKWNWLLCHLVKFLSEGSVLVFVTKKADAETVANNLMVKEYNCLLLHGDLDQADRNKVITQFKKKECDILVATDVAARGLDIPHIRNVINYDIARDIDTHTHRIGRTGRAGEKGTAYTLVTDKDKEFAGHLVRNLEGADQQVPDDLMELAMKSSWFRSSRFKQGKGKKIAIGGTGLGYRERSSGSSIKSNSANESSSFASINKSISAAGPATDRYAAMREAYKAQYSSQFRASTDRTWEKTVPETGVFAAPAPVLPSMQPTSSGNSAGSGGVDDNGKPRKKKSRWD; this comes from the exons ATGAGTAATTACCGAGGTATTGGCGGTGGTGGCTTTCCATATAAAGTGAACCAGAACCGCAATGTGGGTGCATCTATGAACGCAGTGCCTCCACCTTCATCGCTTAATAATCGTGGATCTCAGAGAGGAGGTAGTGCAGGCCGTGGGGCCGGCGGATCCGTAGGAGCCACTAAGTACGGCTATACATCCCTGGATTCGATAAGTCAGTTCACAGCTTCCCAAAATCTCATTGGTAAACGCAAATCACATACAGAAGATGAATATTTTGATGACGATGAGGACCAAACACCGGAACAAGCCTATATTCCTGCGCCTGGCTCACCCGGCTATGTGAATAAAAACAAGGCAGATAGTGAGTCTGATGAAGATCCGCTAGATCAGTTTATGGCCGGCATTGAACAGCAAGTACAGAAAGAAAAAGTGCGTAAAGAACGTGCAGTAGTTTCGCCAGTGGAAGAAGTACCCGGCCCAAAGAACGCAAAGGGCGTACGCGGCGACATAGATGACGAAGATGACGAGGAAAGTTATTATCGGTACATGGAAGAAAACCCCAATGCTGGTCTTCGTGATGACGGTTCCGATATCGAAATAGACTATGACGAAGATGGGAATCCAATTGCGCCACCCAAAAAGAAAGACATTGATCCTTTACCACCTATATACCACTCTGAAATTGAATATGAGCCATTTGAAAAGAACTTCTACACACAACATGAGGAAATTGGCAATCTCTCTGAAGATCAAGTACGTGAACTACGAAAAACATTGGGCGTCAAAGTAACTGGTCCAGAGCCACCAAAACCAGTGTCTTCGTTTGCGCATTTTGGCTTCGATGAAAGTCTAATGAAAGCCATCCGTCGTGCGGAATACACACAACCGACGCCTATACAAGCGCAGGCTGTGCCTACAGCTTTAGCTGGGCGCGACATAATAGGCATTGCAAAGACTGGATCTGGTAAAACTGCAGCTTTTGTATGGCCAATGCTGGTGCACATAATGGATCAGCGTGAGTTGCGACCAGGTGATGGTCCCATAGGGCTAATTTTAGCGCCGACGCGTGAGTTATCACTACAAATATACAATGAAGCTAAAAAATTTGGAAAGGTATACAATATCAATGTGGTGTGTTGTTATGGTGGTGGCTCGAAATGGGAGCAGAGTAAAGCACTTGAACAGGGCGCTGAACTTGTTGTGGCCACGCCGGGTCGAATGATTGATATGGTAAAGATGAAAGCAACCAATTTGCGTAGAGTAACGTTTCTAGTGCTGGATGAGGCAGATCGCATGTTCCACATGGGTTTTGAGCCGCAG GTTCGGTCCATCTGTAATCATGTGCGTCCCGATCGTCAAACCTTACTTTTCTCAGCGACTTTCAAAAAGCGTATCGAACGTTTGGCACGCGATGTACTCAGCGATCCCGTGCGCATCGTGCAAGGCGACCTCAATGAAGCCAACCAAGACATTACCCAGTATGTGTACGTTTTCCCCAATCCACTGCAGAAGTGGAACTGGCTGCTTTGTCATTTGGTTAAGTTCCTATCGGAAGGCAGTGTGTTGGTGTTTGTCACCAAAAAAGCCGATGCCGAGACTGTGGCCAACAATCTAATGGTGAAAGAATACAACTGTTTGCTCTTGCACGGTGATCTAGATCAGGCTGATCGTAACAAAGTCATAACACAATTTAAGAAGAAGGAATGCGATATACTAGTAGCCACCGATGTGGCTGCACGTGGTCTGGACATACCACACATACGCAACGTCATTAATTACGACATCGCACGCGACATCGACACGCATACACATCGTATTGGTCGTACCGGACGTGCGGGTGAGAAAGGTACAGCCTACACGTTGGTCACCGACAAGGACAAAGAGTTCGCCGGTCATCTGGTGCGCAACTTGGAGGGTGCCGATCAGCAAGTACCTGACGATTTAATGGAATTGGCAATGAAGAGTTCGTGGTTCCGCAGTTCGCGCTTCAAACAGGGCAAGGGCAAGAAAATTGCCATTGGTGGCACCGGTTTAGGCTATCGCGAacgcagcagcggcagcagtaTAAAGTCAAATTCAGCAAATGAGTCCTCATCGTTTGCATcgataaataaatcaatatcgGCTGCGGGTCCAGCAACCGATCGCTATGCGGCAATGCGCGAAGCATACAAGGCACAATATTCATCACAATTTCGGGCTTCCACTGATCGCACATGGGAAAAGACTGTGCCTGAGACGGGTGTTTTTGCGGCGCCAGCGCCTGTGTTGCCTTCGATGCAGCCAACGTCCAGTGGCAACTCTGCTGGCAGTGGCGGTGTTGATGACAATGGAAAACCACGCAAAAAGAAGAGTCGTTGGGATTAA
- the LOC105213108 gene encoding neurofilament heavy polypeptide, with product MRQIIILASLVVCCVAAPTSQQTSAEDKVHDFLLQRPSPINPDVPSDPKPDEKITKITDPKEIVKHKREAEDNPYDHISRFAPTALPIKQVENKHSQESSEHSLEADSTHHRQKREKGQVKETKKSTKVSTPSPVPSRKAVVKKEARNHARSHNTPTTSRSKVSAVPVPAPARDLPYSRQRRQVDPHLIGASTVAVTPLLLQEAQHEKNSEDSHAAEIGEDAEAPKSESAEVAAPVKRDIPVPLVPKYHHPEESPKSGESDNKSNESVESDESKEDSKEKTPVIQAQNVPISQHQETASITTVNKEELEVHSTPIPKQDKPAEAQNINTAIEHINEPLVEQLTDIEPTEIIDYETPAGKESVTIKHPIPVAELFSKHKPT from the exons ATGCGTCAGATT atAATATTAGCCAGCTTAGTGGTTTGCTGCGTTGCAGCTCCTACATCACAACAAACTTCTGCAGAAGATAAAGTTCACGATTTTTTGCTACAACGTCCCAGTCCTATAAATCCCGATGTCCCCAGTGATCCCAAGCCAGATGAGAAAATCACTAAGATCACCGACCCAAAAGAGATTGTGAAACATAAACGTGAAGCTGAAGACAACCCTTATGATCACATATCACGTTTTGCGCCCACTGCTCTTCCTATCAAACAAGTAGAAAATAAACATTCACAAGAGTCAAGCGAGCATAGTTTGGAGGCTGATTCCACTCATCATCGTCAAAAGCGCGAAAAGGGTCAAGTTaaggaaacaaaaaaatccacaaaagtATCTACACCTTCACCCGTACCATCGCGCAAAGCAGTGGTAAAGAAAGAGGCTCGCAATCATGCACGTAGTCATAATACACCAACAACTTCGCGTTCAAAAGTCTCAGCTGTACCTGTACCAGCGCCAGCACGCGATTTACCCTATTCCCGACAACGCCGTCAAGTAGATCCCCATCTCATTGGAGCTTCTACTGTAGCAGTGACACCACTACTGTTGCAGGAGGCACAGCATGAAAAAAATTCTGAAGATTCGCATGCAGCCGAAATTGGTGAAGACGCTGAAGCTCCTAAATCAGAAAGCGCTGAAGTAGCAGCACCAGTGAAACGTGATATACCAGTTCCTTTAGTGCCAAAATATCACCACCCTGAAGAGTCACCAAAGAGCGGTGAGAGTGATAATAAATCAAACGAGAGTGTTGAAAGTGATGAAAGTAAGGAGGACTCTAAAGAAAAGACACCAGTGATCCAAGCACAAAATGTACCCATAAGTCAACATCAGGAGACAGCTTCAATCACCACAGTTAATAAAGAGGAATTAGAAGTACACAGTACACCGATTCCAAAGCAAGATAAGCCTGCTGAGGCTCAAAATATCAATACTGCTATAGAGCATATAAATGAACCACTCGTAGAGCAGTTAACCGACATTGAGCCAACTGAGATCATCGATTATGAAACTCCTGCTGGCAAAGAGTCTGTTACTATTAAACATCCTATACCAGTAGCTGAGTTGTTTTCTAA gcATAAACCAACATGA
- the LOC105213093 gene encoding selenoprotein F, with the protein MLKYIIILLAFSACSIFAEFTSQDCRELGFNKAQLMCSSCEKLNDFGLDAIKPHCKECCTTDKQPAVQRRWPKAILEVCTCKFRAYPQIEAFIKSGRPAKYSNLQIKYMRGLDPTVKLLDARGNVQETLSITKWNTDTVDEFFDTHLEKPAGKKSGKSAYSVVEEEDSDYLETNRI; encoded by the exons atgttaaagtatattataatattgctGGCTTTTTCTGCC TGCAGCATATTTGCCGAGTTCACATCACAGGACTGCCGCGAACTCGGATTTAACAAGGCACAATTAATGTGCTCATCCTGTGAAAAACTAAATGATTTCGGTTTGGATGCGATAAA ACCACATTGCAAGGAGTGCTGCACGACCGATAAACAGCCGGCTGTACAACGCCGCTGGCCTAAAGCCATACTCGAAGTGTGTACATGCAAATTCCGTGCTTATCCACAAATTGAAGCATTCATAAAGAGTGGCAGACCGGCGAAATATTcgaatttacaaattaaatacatGCGTGGCCTTGATCCGACAGTTAAGCTACTGGACGCTCGTGGTAATGTGCAAGAAACGCTATCCATAACAAAATGGAATACAGACACCGTCGATGAGTTCTTCGATACACATTTGGAGAAACCTGCTGGCAAAAAAAGCGGAAAGTCTGCATATAGCGTAGTGGAAGAGGAAGACAGTGATTACCTTGAAACAAATAGAATTTAG